A single genomic interval of Gammaproteobacteria bacterium harbors:
- the mgtE gene encoding magnesium transporter produces MPEVKEHEQNIERVEALIELLHAGSVSDIRLMLSQLHPSENALLLESLPASERESVWQLMPLERKGEVLVYLNSEVRSPLIKPMAPQELAEATKGLDLDDLVDFLQELPDAVIRQVLYSFDAHRREQIKTVLAYPEDSAGGLMNIDTVSVRADITLGVVVRYLRWQKRIPDNTDSLMVIDRTGRYLGVLPLIELLVKNPELHVLDVYNSKIEGIPASMPANEVAKLFEHRDFVSAPVIDEYGRLLGRITVDDVVDVIREGVDHSFMSMAGLSETSDVFAPALTSSRRRAIWLGVNLLTAFLAAWVIGLFDATIEKLVVLAVLMPVVASMGGIAGSQTLTLVIRGMALGQVGDSNARRLLAKELAVGAVNGIVWSLVVAVIVIAWFDDVMLGGVIGTAILVNLMCAAFAGVVIPLVLRRMDIDPALAGGVILTTVTDVIGFLTFLGLAALLLV; encoded by the coding sequence ATGCCTGAAGTTAAAGAACATGAACAGAACATTGAGCGCGTAGAGGCGCTGATAGAGCTGCTGCATGCGGGATCTGTCAGTGACATTCGCCTGATGCTGAGTCAGTTGCACCCCTCAGAAAATGCACTGCTACTGGAGTCACTGCCTGCATCAGAGCGTGAATCAGTCTGGCAGTTGATGCCTCTTGAGCGCAAGGGTGAAGTGCTGGTTTACCTCAACTCCGAAGTGCGCTCTCCGCTGATTAAACCCATGGCGCCGCAGGAGCTGGCTGAAGCCACAAAAGGGCTGGATCTGGATGATCTGGTGGATTTCCTACAAGAGCTTCCTGACGCCGTTATTCGTCAGGTACTGTATAGTTTTGACGCTCACCGCCGTGAACAAATTAAAACGGTACTCGCCTATCCCGAGGATAGTGCGGGTGGCTTGATGAACATTGATACGGTCTCGGTGCGTGCCGATATAACGCTGGGTGTGGTGGTGCGCTATTTGCGTTGGCAGAAGCGAATTCCTGATAATACCGATAGTCTGATGGTGATTGACCGGACAGGACGCTATCTTGGGGTGCTGCCGCTGATCGAGCTGTTGGTGAAAAACCCCGAGCTGCATGTACTCGATGTCTATAACTCCAAAATTGAAGGCATCCCTGCGAGTATGCCTGCCAATGAGGTGGCCAAACTATTCGAACACCGTGACTTTGTCTCAGCGCCCGTTATTGATGAGTATGGCCGGCTGCTGGGACGTATTACAGTTGATGACGTGGTTGATGTTATCCGTGAAGGAGTGGATCACTCCTTCATGAGTATGGCGGGTTTAAGTGAGACAAGTGATGTTTTTGCACCCGCACTCACCAGCTCGCGCCGTCGGGCTATCTGGCTGGGTGTTAACCTGCTCACTGCTTTTCTCGCGGCTTGGGTGATTGGCCTATTTGATGCCACCATCGAAAAACTGGTGGTGCTGGCGGTTTTGATGCCGGTGGTAGCATCGATGGGGGGGATTGCCGGTAGTCAGACGCTCACACTGGTGATTCGCGGCATGGCGCTCGGGCAGGTGGGCGATAGTAATGCGCGTCGACTGCTCGCTAAGGAGCTGGCGGTTGGTGCGGTCAACGGCATTGTCTGGTCGCTGGTGGTAGCCGTTATCGTAATCGCCTGGTTTGATGATGTGATGTTGGGTGGCGTGATTGGCACGGCAATTCTCGTTAACCTGATGTGTGCCGCCTTTGCTGGGGTTGTTATTCCACTGGTTCTGCGGCGCATGGATATCGACCCCGCCTTGGCGGGTGGTGTGATTTTAACCACGGTGACCGATGTCATTGGTTTCCTGACTTTTCTTGGCCTAGCGGCCCTGCTATTGGTATGA
- a CDS encoding HPr family phosphocarrier protein — translation MKSQRVTIVNKLGLHARAAAKLVSLASGFSSEIEVEHGERRVNGKSIMGVMMLAASRGKEIIIHAEGDDENKALQQLCSLVANRFGEAE, via the coding sequence ATGAAAAGCCAGCGAGTGACGATAGTAAACAAGCTGGGCTTGCATGCGCGGGCAGCCGCTAAATTAGTCTCGCTCGCCTCTGGATTCTCGAGCGAAATTGAAGTGGAGCATGGCGAACGTCGTGTTAACGGCAAAAGTATCATGGGCGTTATGATGCTTGCGGCGAGTAGAGGAAAAGAGATTATTATCCATGCCGAGGGTGATGATGAAAATAAGGCGCTGCAACAACTCTGCTCACTCGTTGCCAATCGCTTTGGTGAGGCAGAGTAG
- a CDS encoding PTS sugar transporter subunit IIA has protein sequence MSIGLLIITHDAVGRVILETATKIVGICPLATELLPVPMDCDCEQRYGRACDLIRKLDSGSGVVVLTDMYGGTPSNIANRLAKVANVRVVSGVNLPMVVRVLNYASLEIDAVAQKAQEGGREGIFICGDECQ, from the coding sequence ATGAGCATTGGTTTGTTGATTATTACCCATGATGCGGTGGGTCGCGTGATTTTAGAGACGGCGACCAAAATTGTCGGTATCTGTCCGCTTGCAACCGAGCTGCTCCCAGTGCCGATGGATTGTGATTGCGAGCAGCGCTACGGGCGCGCATGCGATTTAATTCGCAAGCTGGATAGCGGGTCGGGTGTGGTTGTTTTGACCGATATGTACGGCGGAACTCCCTCCAATATTGCCAACCGCCTAGCGAAAGTAGCCAATGTGCGGGTTGTTTCAGGGGTCAACCTGCCGATGGTGGTGCGGGTTCTCAATTATGCTAGCCTGGAGATCGATGCCGTCGCACAGAAGGCACAAGAGGGTGGCCGTGAAGGCATCTTTATCTGTGGTGATGAGTGTCAATGA
- the rapZ gene encoding RNase adapter RapZ, which produces MKLIVVSGYSGSGKSTALHVLEDAGYYCIDNLPLMLLKDFVSQSLGRSHPVENLAVGIDVRNLSSDLQHFPEVVSDVRKLGAECEVLFLDATEPVLQKRFSETRRKHPLSKDNVSLAEAVKQERLMLGAVRECADICIETSNINVRELRAMIAGRVVQRAKGTLSLLLMSFGFKHGAPADVDFIFDVRCLPNPHWESHLRHATGLEKPVMDYLEAQPEVAQMEADIADFLLRWLPRFEAENRSYVTVAIGCTGGQHRSVYCVERLQQQLKQRYPQMISRHRELA; this is translated from the coding sequence ATGAAACTTATTGTGGTCAGTGGCTATTCAGGTTCGGGTAAAAGTACCGCGCTGCATGTACTTGAAGATGCGGGCTACTACTGTATTGATAATCTGCCCTTAATGTTGCTGAAAGACTTTGTCTCACAAAGCCTGGGTCGCAGCCACCCCGTTGAGAACCTGGCTGTGGGGATCGATGTGCGAAACCTGAGTAGTGATCTTCAGCATTTCCCCGAGGTAGTGAGTGATGTGCGCAAACTGGGTGCCGAGTGTGAAGTGCTTTTTCTTGATGCTACCGAGCCCGTGCTACAGAAACGCTTTAGTGAAACACGCCGCAAACACCCCTTGAGTAAAGATAATGTTTCACTGGCTGAAGCGGTGAAGCAAGAGCGGCTCATGCTGGGTGCGGTGCGTGAATGTGCGGATATTTGCATTGAAACCAGCAACATCAATGTTCGCGAATTGCGTGCAATGATCGCCGGTCGAGTGGTTCAACGTGCAAAGGGAACGCTCTCACTGCTGCTAATGTCCTTTGGCTTTAAACACGGAGCCCCAGCCGATGTTGATTTTATATTTGATGTGCGCTGTCTGCCCAACCCCCATTGGGAGTCGCACTTGCGGCATGCGACAGGTCTGGAAAAACCAGTAATGGATTACCTGGAAGCGCAGCCCGAAGTGGCACAAATGGAGGCGGATATTGCTGATTTCCTACTGCGTTGGCTACCTCGTTTTGAGGCGGAAAATCGTAGCTATGTGACGGTTGCTATCGGCTGCACCGGGGGGCAGCACCGCTCTGTTTACTGTGTTGAGAGGCTACAGCAGCAGCTCAAGCAGCGTTACCCGCAAATGATCTCTCGGCATCGGGAGCTGGCATGA
- the hprK gene encoding HPr(Ser) kinase/phosphatase, whose protein sequence is MASFLTIKALFEAHQETLNLEWVAGYSGVSRSIDLEKCQENNDVLFGYMNVIQPSHIQVLGDHELSYLDRLKKSARAGQIKALFALSPMCIVIADQAKVPVDFQQAADDNDLPLLTSSASCRKLINYLQEYYAIAVADKQVLHGVFMEVKGVGVLLTGKSSVGKSELALELLSRGHRIIADDAPEFFRISADTIRGRCPSLLQDFLEVRGLGILNVRALFGDSAIKQDKNLRLIIQLKQMSDTEMQKIDRLAGDRTSCVVLEVEISKITIPVASGRNLAVLVESAASQHILRSKGYYADQEFIRRHSEQLARGGL, encoded by the coding sequence GTGGCCTCGTTCTTAACCATCAAGGCTCTGTTTGAAGCGCATCAAGAGACGCTGAACCTTGAGTGGGTGGCGGGTTATTCTGGTGTCAGTCGGTCGATTGATCTTGAAAAATGCCAAGAGAACAACGATGTTCTGTTTGGTTACATGAATGTTATTCAACCCAGTCATATTCAGGTTCTTGGTGATCACGAGCTGAGCTACTTGGATCGATTGAAAAAAAGTGCGCGTGCTGGCCAAATAAAAGCACTTTTTGCATTGTCACCGATGTGTATTGTCATCGCTGACCAGGCAAAAGTACCGGTTGATTTTCAACAGGCAGCCGATGATAACGACCTTCCTCTCTTAACCAGCTCAGCCTCTTGCCGAAAACTGATAAATTACCTGCAAGAATATTATGCGATTGCGGTTGCTGACAAGCAAGTGTTACACGGTGTTTTTATGGAGGTTAAAGGTGTTGGTGTTTTGCTGACCGGCAAAAGCAGTGTCGGCAAGAGTGAGCTGGCGCTGGAGCTGCTTAGTCGTGGGCATCGCATTATCGCGGATGATGCGCCGGAGTTTTTTCGCATCTCAGCCGATACCATTCGCGGGCGCTGTCCGTCACTTTTACAGGATTTTCTTGAGGTGCGGGGGTTGGGTATTCTGAATGTGCGCGCACTTTTTGGTGATAGCGCGATCAAGCAGGATAAAAACCTTCGCCTGATTATTCAGCTGAAACAGATGAGTGATACCGAGATGCAGAAAATTGACCGCCTGGCAGGTGACCGCACCAGTTGTGTTGTGCTGGAAGTCGAAATTTCCAAAATTACAATTCCTGTGGCATCGGGTCGCAACCTTGCGGTTTTGGTTGAGAGTGCGGCAAGCCAGCATATCCTGCGTAGCAAGGGTTATTATGCGGATCAGGAGTTTATACGGCGACACTCCGAACAGCTTGCCAGAGGTGGTCTATGA
- the ptsN gene encoding PTS IIA-like nitrogen regulatory protein PtsN: MKLSDILAPENVLCGVSVASKKRVLELASEMLSAGGATVSQGVIQDSLIARERLGSTGFGNGVAIPHGRVKNLTKAMALFVQLSEPVDYDAIDGKPVDLLFVLVVPEESTDEHLQMLAQLAEMFSDHALCRVLRECQDNERLHALITGWSKDH, from the coding sequence ATGAAACTTTCAGATATTCTTGCCCCGGAAAATGTACTCTGTGGGGTGAGTGTTGCCAGCAAAAAACGCGTGTTGGAGCTTGCTAGCGAAATGCTTTCAGCAGGTGGCGCGACAGTTTCTCAGGGTGTTATTCAGGATAGCCTGATTGCCCGGGAGCGACTGGGTAGTACCGGTTTTGGCAATGGTGTTGCGATACCCCATGGTCGTGTGAAAAATTTAACTAAAGCCATGGCGCTTTTTGTTCAGTTGTCGGAACCGGTCGATTATGATGCGATTGATGGCAAGCCTGTTGATCTGCTGTTTGTCTTGGTAGTGCCCGAAGAGTCGACTGATGAGCATTTGCAGATGCTGGCTCAATTGGCTGAAATGTTTAGTGATCATGCGCTTTGCCGAGTCCTTCGTGAGTGCCAAGATAATGAGCGGCTTCACGCGCTGATCACTGGCTGGTCAAAAGACCACTGA
- the raiA gene encoding ribosome-associated translation inhibitor RaiA gives MQLNITGQKIDLTEAMQEYVKNKIARLERYFDNVTNVHVILSVEKKNQKAEATVHVAGGDLFAESTNENMYAAIDSLVDKLDRQIKKHKEKLTDHHRSEAIAVKSQAVEIDNA, from the coding sequence ATGCAATTAAATATTACTGGCCAGAAAATCGATCTAACAGAAGCAATGCAAGAGTACGTTAAGAACAAGATTGCGCGCCTAGAGCGCTATTTTGACAATGTAACTAATGTTCACGTCATTCTTTCGGTTGAAAAGAAAAACCAGAAAGCGGAGGCAACAGTGCATGTGGCGGGTGGTGATCTGTTCGCTGAGTCGACCAATGAAAATATGTACGCCGCAATCGACTCCCTAGTCGACAAGCTTGATCGCCAGATCAAAAAGCATAAAGAAAAACTGACCGACCACCACCGCAGTGAGGCGATCGCAGTGAAGAGTCAAGCGGTTGAAATAGATAACGCGTGA
- a CDS encoding RNA polymerase factor sigma-54 codes for MKQSLQIKLGHSLTMTPQLQQAIRLLQLSSMELEAEIQEALDSNPLLEVDEDSGRESDTQPAEERATVEAEGGAEAPVQEERELQTNDNIPDDLPVDSGWDDVFEAPAGPMLGGADEDQREFEHGSGSQSLQEHLAWQIEMSNLSPRDRDIASAIIDSIDDEGYLTVTLDELLEGFDGDEGVELDEIEAVLCVVQHCDPAGVAARDLRESILLQLAQYDADTPRLQEGKRLIGDFMSLLAARDFKQIMRRMQLSEEVLMEVISLVQSVNPRPGNAIAESPSEYIVPEVLVTKVKGKWKVELNPECAPKIRVNPYYSGMIKRADNSADNTYLKSNLQEARWFIKSLKSRSETLLKVSKCIVEYQRAFFEYGEEAMKALVLADVAEEVGMHESTISRVTTKKYMHTPRGIFELKYFFSSHVGTVGGGECSSTAIRALLKKLIIAEEPKKPLSDNKLANLLGEQGINVARRTVAKYREAMSIPPSNERKRLG; via the coding sequence ATGAAACAATCGCTTCAAATAAAACTGGGTCATAGCCTGACAATGACACCGCAGCTGCAGCAGGCAATACGCTTGCTGCAACTCTCCAGCATGGAGTTGGAGGCGGAGATACAAGAGGCGTTAGACTCCAACCCGCTGCTTGAGGTGGATGAGGATTCTGGCCGTGAGAGTGACACCCAGCCAGCAGAAGAGCGGGCAACGGTTGAGGCCGAGGGTGGCGCTGAGGCGCCGGTACAAGAAGAGCGTGAACTGCAAACTAACGACAACATCCCTGATGATCTGCCAGTAGATAGTGGTTGGGATGATGTGTTTGAAGCGCCGGCAGGCCCAATGCTGGGTGGGGCTGATGAGGATCAGCGCGAATTTGAACATGGCAGTGGCAGCCAATCTCTACAAGAGCACCTTGCCTGGCAGATTGAAATGAGTAACCTGTCACCACGCGATCGTGATATTGCCAGCGCCATTATCGACTCTATCGATGATGAAGGCTACCTTACGGTTACACTTGATGAGCTCCTTGAGGGCTTTGATGGTGATGAGGGCGTTGAGCTCGATGAAATAGAAGCCGTGCTGTGTGTGGTGCAGCACTGTGACCCCGCAGGCGTTGCAGCGCGAGACCTGCGTGAATCTATACTGTTACAGCTGGCGCAATATGACGCGGACACCCCGAGACTTCAGGAGGGAAAGCGGCTGATTGGTGACTTTATGTCGCTGTTGGCCGCACGTGATTTTAAACAGATCATGCGTCGAATGCAGTTGAGTGAAGAGGTGTTGATGGAAGTCATCTCACTTGTGCAGTCGGTTAACCCCCGCCCGGGCAACGCCATTGCTGAATCACCATCAGAGTATATCGTCCCTGAGGTATTGGTGACAAAAGTAAAAGGCAAGTGGAAGGTGGAGCTGAATCCTGAGTGCGCGCCAAAAATAAGGGTAAACCCCTATTATTCTGGTATGATTAAACGTGCAGATAACAGCGCAGATAACACCTATTTAAAGAGCAATCTTCAAGAGGCTCGCTGGTTTATTAAGAGCCTGAAAAGTCGCAGTGAGACGTTGCTAAAAGTCTCTAAATGTATCGTAGAGTACCAGCGTGCTTTTTTCGAATATGGCGAAGAGGCGATGAAGGCGCTAGTATTGGCAGATGTGGCTGAAGAAGTTGGCATGCACGAGTCAACAATCTCTCGTGTGACCACAAAAAAATATATGCACACCCCGCGTGGAATTTTTGAATTGAAGTATTTCTTTTCCAGTCACGTGGGGACGGTGGGCGGCGGAGAGTGTTCCTCTACCGCCATTCGCGCCCTGCTCAAGAAACTTATCATTGCGGAAGAGCCTAAAAAGCCCTTAAGTGATAACAAGCTGGCAAATTTATTAGGAGAGCAGGGCATTAATGTCGCTCGCCGAACAGTTGCCAAATACCGTGAGGCGATGTCTATTCCTCCTTCAAATGAACGTAAGCGACTCGGTTAA
- the lptB gene encoding LPS export ABC transporter ATP-binding protein: MSDLVVDGVAKQYGSRQVVKDVSLCVNRGEVVGLLGPNGAGKTTCFYMVAGLVPSDKGKITLYGKDLTTLPLHARAKLGIGYLPQEASVFRKLSVSDNIMAVLELNSELSPDQRQRKLEGLLQEFHLTQIQDSLGMSLSGGERRRVEIARALAADPTFILLDEPFAGVDPISVLDIQQIIKHLCQRGIGVLITDHNVRETLGICQRAYIMSAGEVLATGTPQEVLENQQVKDVYLGHGFKM, encoded by the coding sequence GTGAGTGACTTGGTTGTGGATGGAGTGGCGAAACAGTATGGCAGCCGTCAAGTTGTCAAAGATGTCTCCCTCTGTGTCAACCGAGGAGAGGTGGTTGGCCTGCTTGGTCCCAATGGCGCTGGAAAAACAACCTGTTTTTATATGGTTGCGGGGTTGGTTCCGAGTGACAAGGGGAAAATCACCCTGTACGGAAAAGATCTGACCACGCTGCCGCTACATGCCCGTGCAAAACTCGGCATTGGTTACTTGCCGCAAGAGGCATCTGTATTTCGTAAGCTCTCAGTGAGCGATAATATCATGGCGGTATTAGAGCTGAACAGTGAGCTCTCTCCAGATCAGCGGCAGCGCAAACTTGAGGGGTTGTTACAGGAGTTTCACCTGACTCAGATCCAGGATAGTCTGGGGATGAGCTTGTCGGGTGGAGAGCGCCGCCGGGTTGAAATAGCTCGTGCGCTGGCGGCTGACCCAACCTTCATTTTGCTCGATGAGCCTTTTGCGGGTGTCGACCCGATCTCAGTGCTTGATATTCAGCAGATCATTAAACACCTCTGCCAGCGCGGAATTGGTGTCCTGATTACAGATCACAATGTGCGAGAAACATTAGGCATCTGCCAGCGGGCATACATCATGAGTGCCGGTGAAGTGCTGGCGACAGGTACACCACAAGAAGTATTGGAAAACCAGCAAGTAAAAGATGTTTATTTGGGACATGGTTTTAAGATGTAA
- the lptA gene encoding lipopolysaccharide transport periplasmic protein LptA yields the protein MRIFNQWAALFAVLLSMPLMAAEADRNAPVLIEASEVLIDEPKGVSVYRGEVLFQQGGMSLRADQVSVFSDKRTLHRIESEGTPVRFEIVGEAGEPIRAQANKMSYQMSDGRLLMEGEAQLWQGGNHFSGGRIEFDIYNDRILASHQGSEKQRVRVVIQPEALRERPSPQGGVSE from the coding sequence ATGAGAATTTTTAATCAATGGGCTGCACTGTTCGCTGTTTTGCTCTCTATGCCGTTGATGGCCGCAGAGGCCGATCGTAATGCCCCGGTATTGATAGAGGCATCCGAAGTGCTGATCGACGAGCCGAAGGGAGTGAGTGTTTATCGCGGTGAGGTGCTTTTTCAGCAAGGCGGTATGAGCTTGCGTGCGGATCAGGTGTCGGTTTTTAGTGATAAGCGCACTCTGCACCGCATTGAATCAGAAGGTACGCCGGTTCGTTTCGAAATAGTGGGCGAGGCGGGTGAGCCCATTCGTGCGCAAGCCAATAAAATGAGCTACCAAATGAGTGACGGGCGCTTGCTCATGGAGGGTGAGGCTCAGCTGTGGCAGGGTGGGAATCACTTTAGTGGTGGTCGGATCGAGTTTGATATTTATAACGATAGAATTTTAGCAAGCCACCAAGGTAGTGAAAAGCAACGGGTGCGGGTTGTTATACAGCCTGAGGCGCTTCGCGAGCGTCCTTCGCCGCAAGGGGGTGTCAGTGAGTGA
- the lptC gene encoding LPS export ABC transporter periplasmic protein LptC, with protein sequence MLVYRHYLVIGFALAAVIAIAWFSQEVMESPGESELVMESQSDFHMRGLNLHVSSEGGDAKYHVFASSLTHFPHNDTMSLQEPKMVIYHQGQPSWVVAAKEGLLKKKEQQLELRHHVSLYEGGADAAPLRLELEHIIVDLVKKQASSEADIALKQHDVGELSGRGLLLDLQNNRLQLQSKVRVRYENF encoded by the coding sequence TTGTTAGTTTATCGCCACTACCTAGTGATTGGTTTTGCTTTGGCGGCTGTAATTGCCATCGCGTGGTTCTCTCAAGAGGTCATGGAGTCGCCGGGTGAGAGCGAGTTGGTAATGGAGAGTCAATCCGACTTCCATATGCGGGGCTTAAACCTTCACGTCTCCAGTGAAGGTGGCGATGCGAAATATCATGTCTTTGCTTCATCACTGACGCATTTTCCGCACAATGATACGATGAGCCTACAAGAACCTAAAATGGTCATTTATCACCAAGGTCAACCTAGTTGGGTCGTCGCGGCCAAAGAGGGTCTGCTAAAGAAAAAAGAGCAGCAGTTAGAGCTACGACATCATGTTTCACTTTATGAAGGCGGGGCTGACGCGGCTCCACTCCGGTTGGAATTGGAGCATATTATCGTCGACCTAGTGAAAAAACAGGCGAGCAGTGAGGCGGATATCGCCCTTAAACAGCATGATGTGGGAGAGCTGTCGGGGCGAGGTTTACTGCTTGATCTGCAAAATAATCGTTTACAGTTGCAATCTAAAGTTCGGGTAAGGTATGAGAATTTTTAA
- the kdsC gene encoding 3-deoxy-manno-octulosonate-8-phosphatase KdsC yields MQDILERAEQIKLIIFDVDGVLTDGSLFFSDSGEEMKAFNSRDGHGMKMLRESGVEVAIITGRTSNVVTHRMANLGIKYVYQGQHEKLPAFLELIDRLGVTAKQVAYVGDDVVDLPIMRRVGLAVAVQDAHSWVKKHAHWQTPSCGGRGAARDICELIMEAQGSLESTLNQYL; encoded by the coding sequence ATGCAGGATATTCTGGAACGGGCTGAGCAGATTAAGCTGATTATCTTTGATGTGGACGGTGTCTTGACCGATGGCTCCCTCTTCTTTAGCGACAGTGGAGAGGAGATGAAGGCCTTTAACTCCCGCGATGGCCACGGTATGAAAATGCTGCGTGAAAGCGGTGTCGAGGTGGCTATCATCACCGGACGCACCTCTAATGTGGTGACGCACCGCATGGCAAATCTTGGTATTAAATATGTGTATCAAGGGCAGCACGAAAAGCTGCCTGCTTTTTTGGAGCTGATTGATAGGTTGGGTGTGACGGCCAAGCAAGTGGCTTACGTGGGTGATGATGTGGTTGATCTGCCCATCATGCGGCGTGTTGGCTTGGCAGTTGCGGTACAGGATGCGCATAGCTGGGTTAAAAAGCATGCCCATTGGCAGACACCAAGTTGTGGTGGTCGTGGTGCTGCTCGCGATATTTGTGAGTTGATTATGGAGGCACAAGGCAGCCTAGAGTCGACATTGAATCAATACCTGTGA
- a CDS encoding KpsF/GutQ family sugar-phosphate isomerase produces MDKQKVTALATAVLKTEADSITALIARIDEGFVRACEFMLACEGRVVVTGMGKSGHISNKVAATLASTGTPAFFMHPGEASHGDLGMITSKDVVLAYSNSGETDELRTILPLIRRAGVPMIALTGNPDSTLAREADVHIDVSVSKEACPLGLAPTASTTAALAMGDALAVSLLEARGFTAEDFALSHPGGSLGRRLLLHVSDIMHGDSAIPLVTGEQPMSDALVEMTRKGLGMVVVVDSYDKLQLQGVFTDGDLRRMLDHGEINLHQMQVKEHMTTPCQTVQCNMLAAEALQILDEYKINALPVVDGAGCVVGAFNMHDLLRAGVV; encoded by the coding sequence ATGGATAAGCAAAAAGTAACCGCATTGGCGACGGCGGTGCTAAAAACCGAGGCCGACTCAATTACCGCGTTGATTGCGCGAATTGATGAGGGCTTTGTGCGTGCCTGTGAATTTATGCTGGCCTGTGAAGGGCGGGTGGTGGTGACGGGCATGGGCAAGTCGGGCCACATAAGCAATAAGGTGGCGGCGACACTGGCCAGTACCGGAACCCCCGCTTTTTTTATGCACCCCGGTGAGGCGAGTCATGGTGACCTCGGGATGATTACATCAAAAGATGTGGTGCTGGCTTACTCCAACTCGGGCGAGACAGATGAGCTGAGAACCATTCTGCCGCTGATTCGCCGTGCGGGCGTGCCGATGATTGCGCTAACCGGTAATCCAGATTCCACTCTGGCGCGTGAAGCAGATGTTCATATCGATGTCAGTGTAAGCAAGGAGGCTTGTCCGCTTGGGCTGGCGCCCACTGCGAGCACCACCGCAGCACTGGCAATGGGAGATGCTCTGGCGGTTTCACTGCTGGAAGCGCGGGGCTTTACAGCGGAAGATTTTGCACTCTCCCATCCTGGCGGTAGCCTGGGTCGGCGGCTGCTGTTGCATGTGAGTGATATTATGCACGGTGATTCGGCAATCCCGCTGGTTACCGGTGAACAGCCGATGAGTGATGCCTTGGTAGAGATGACGCGCAAAGGGTTAGGCATGGTGGTGGTGGTTGATTCATATGATAAATTGCAGTTACAGGGTGTTTTTACGGACGGTGATCTTCGGCGTATGCTCGATCATGGTGAGATCAACCTGCACCAGATGCAAGTGAAGGAGCACATGACGACACCTTGTCAAACGGTACAATGTAATATGCTGGCGGCTGAGGCGTTGCAGATACTCGATGAGTACAAAATTAATGCATTACCCGTTGTTGATGGTGCAGGGTGTGTGGTGGGTGCGTTCAATATGCACGACTTGCTACGTGCGGGCGTGGTCTGA
- a CDS encoding heavy-metal-associated domain-containing protein, which produces MAELLTVANVKCQSCVNNIIAGLLARDEVMEVEVEPTTGTVIISGDNLDRADLARCLDALGYPEKVE; this is translated from the coding sequence ATGGCAGAACTATTAACAGTCGCAAATGTGAAGTGTCAGAGCTGTGTCAACAACATCATCGCGGGGCTGCTGGCACGAGATGAAGTGATGGAGGTTGAGGTTGAGCCAACCACCGGTACGGTTATTATTAGTGGTGATAACCTCGATCGTGCTGATTTGGCACGTTGCCTAGATGCGCTAGGTTATCCTGAGAAGGTGGAGTAA